Proteins from a genomic interval of Calypte anna isolate BGI_N300 chromosome 19, bCalAnn1_v1.p, whole genome shotgun sequence:
- the METTL27 gene encoding LOW QUALITY PROTEIN: methyltransferase-like protein 27 (The sequence of the model RefSeq protein was modified relative to this genomic sequence to represent the inferred CDS: inserted 1 base in 1 codon) — translation MSPCLNTWSPLGPLGVDPPQGTWCHPPNTLDHPPGTLGTTPPGHSDTRFWAARCPPPPAERGRAPIAPPANGGGGRPGGVAWRGRTNGARGEERGANGAREAGPAVPRGGASGAHASGRWRCGGDAGGGVGGAGVGMGLVMMRVLAVRVWAVHGGVELXDLLLVCGGWAACYEQDVAALGYRTPHLAAASVASAFPGVAAPLSRQGREVTAPSVRLSPQLHRRGFRCLHGVDGSAGMLERARSTGLYRELRQCPCPEGAEHCDAVTVVGARGEGQVRVTARWPASWLQAGCHCLSLLPPSRGNAIPSGRQHWCHLSPLPTGGSLCLTSRSNPSSLRYRAELEAALGRQGAWHKVLAQEVEHWEKATSEEESTQGTGCISGMVYIHGKCPVPALQQGSGGRGGVWVCTL, via the exons ATGTCACCGTGCCTGAACACTTGGTCACCTCTTGGACCACTTGGCGTTGATCCCCCTCAAGGTACTTGGTGTCACCCACCCAACACACTCGATCATCCCCCTGGGACACTTGGCACCACCCCCCCGGGGCACTCGGACACCCGGTTCTGGGCCGCTCGCTGCCCCCCCCCGCCCGCCGAACGTGGTCGCGCCCCGATCGCCCCTCCCGCTAACGGGGGCGGGGGCAGACCCGGGGGCGTGGCCTGGCGGGGGCGGACCAATGGAGCGCGGGGCGAGGAGCGAGGAGCCAATGGAGCGCGGGAGGCGGGGCCAGCAGTGCCGAGGGGCGGAGCCAGTGGTGCCCATGCCAGTGGGCGGTGGCGCTGCGGGGGGGATGCGGGTGGGGGTGTTGGCGGTGCGGGTGTGGGTATGGGTCTGGTGATGATGCGGGTGTTGGCGGTGCGAGTGTGGGCGGTGCATGGGGGTGTGGAGC CGGATCTGCTGCTGGTGTGCGGTGGTTGGGCCGCCTGCTACGAGCAG GATGTGGCGGCACTGGGCTATCGGACACCGCACCTGGCCGCCGCTTCGGTTGCCTCCGCCTTCCCGGGCGTGGCTGCTCCAC TCTCCCGGCAGGGCCGTGAGGTGACGGCACCGTCTGTCCGTCTGTCCCCGCAGCTCCACCGCCGCGGCTTCCGCTGCCTGCACGGTGTGGACGGCAGCGCTGGGATGCTGGAGCGGGCGCGGAGCACCGGGCTCTACCGGGAGCTGCGGCAGTGCCCCTGCCCAGAGGGAGCGG AGCACTGCGATGCCGTGACCGTGGTTGGGGCCCGAGGCGAGGGGCAGGTGCGGGTCACAGCCCGG tGGCCTGCCAGCTGGCTCCAGGCAGGGTGTCACTGCCTCTCTTTGCTTCCTCCTTCCCGAGGGAATGCCATCCCCAGCGGGAGACAGCACTGGTGTCACCTGTCCCCTCTCCCTACTGGAGGTTCCCTCTGCCTGACCAGCCGGAGCAACCCCTCCAGCCTGCGGTACcgggcagagctggaggcagcgctggggaggcagggagcCTGGCACAAGGTGCTGGCCCAGGAGGTGGAGCACTGGGAAAAGGCCACCTCCGAGGAGGAGAGCACCCAGGGCACTGGCTGCATCTCCGGGATGGTTTACATCCATGGGAAATGCCCCGTGCCCGCCCTCCAGCAGGGCTCAGGGGGTCGGGGTGGGGTGTGGGTGTGTACCTTGTAG
- the LOC103535817 gene encoding claudin-4-like isoform X2: MAMMTMQLGGLMLAILGWLGSILTCALPMWKVTAFIGSNIVVAQVFWEGLWMNCVYESTGQMQCKAYDSLLELTSDLQVARALVVTSIFVAAFAFLTAILGADCTRCVDDKGTKTRISVVAGVIFILASIMLLIPVSWSANSIVSNFYNPMVPEALKRELGAALYIGWASSALQLFGGGILCCSGPPSQQDPYPKKYRAVKTCSSMGYPMQDYV; the protein is encoded by the coding sequence ATGGCCATGATGACAATGCAGCTGGGTGGGCTGATGCTGGCCATACTGGGCTGGCTGGGCTCCATTCTCACCTGTGCACTGCCCATGTGGAAGGTGACAGCCTTCATCGGCTCCAACATCGTGGTGGCTCAGGTCTTTTGGGAAGGGCTGTGGATGAACTGTGTGTACGAAAGCACGGGGCAGATGCAGTGCAAGGCCTACGACTCCCTGCTGGAGCTCACCTCTGACTTGCAAGTGGCTCGTGCCTTGGTGGTCACTTCCATCTTTGTCGCTGCCTTCGCCTTCCTCACTGCCATCTTGGGTGCAGACTGCACCCGTTGTGTGGACGACAAGGGCACCAAGACCAGAATCTCCGTTGTGGCAGGTGTCATCTTCATCCTGGCCAGCATCATGCTGCTCATCCCCGTCTCCTGGTCTGCTAACAGCATCGTCAGCAACTTCTACAACCCCATGGTGCCTGAGGCCCTCAAGAGAGAGCTGGGGGCTGCCCTCTACATTGGCTGGGCCTCCAGTGCCCTCCAGCTTTTTGGTGGGGGcatcctgtgctgctcaggacCCCCATCCCAGCAGGACCCTTACCCCAAGAAGTACAGAGCAGTGAAAACCTGCAGCTCGATGGGCTACCCCATGCAAGACTATGTGTGA
- the LOC103535817 gene encoding claudin-4-like isoform X1 produces the protein MAEVLSMAMMTMQLGGLMLAILGWLGSILTCALPMWKVTAFIGSNIVVAQVFWEGLWMNCVYESTGQMQCKAYDSLLELTSDLQVARALVVTSIFVAAFAFLTAILGADCTRCVDDKGTKTRISVVAGVIFILASIMLLIPVSWSANSIVSNFYNPMVPEALKRELGAALYIGWASSALQLFGGGILCCSGPPSQQDPYPKKYRAVKTCSSMGYPMQDYV, from the exons ATGGCAGAG gtGCTGTCCATGGCCATGATGACAATGCAGCTGGGTGGGCTGATGCTGGCCATACTGGGCTGGCTGGGCTCCATTCTCACCTGTGCACTGCCCATGTGGAAGGTGACAGCCTTCATCGGCTCCAACATCGTGGTGGCTCAGGTCTTTTGGGAAGGGCTGTGGATGAACTGTGTGTACGAAAGCACGGGGCAGATGCAGTGCAAGGCCTACGACTCCCTGCTGGAGCTCACCTCTGACTTGCAAGTGGCTCGTGCCTTGGTGGTCACTTCCATCTTTGTCGCTGCCTTCGCCTTCCTCACTGCCATCTTGGGTGCAGACTGCACCCGTTGTGTGGACGACAAGGGCACCAAGACCAGAATCTCCGTTGTGGCAGGTGTCATCTTCATCCTGGCCAGCATCATGCTGCTCATCCCCGTCTCCTGGTCTGCTAACAGCATCGTCAGCAACTTCTACAACCCCATGGTGCCTGAGGCCCTCAAGAGAGAGCTGGGGGCTGCCCTCTACATTGGCTGGGCCTCCAGTGCCCTCCAGCTTTTTGGTGGGGGcatcctgtgctgctcaggacCCCCATCCCAGCAGGACCCTTACCCCAAGAAGTACAGAGCAGTGAAAACCTGCAGCTCGATGGGCTACCCCATGCAAGACTATGTGTGA
- the CLDN4 gene encoding claudin-4, with the protein MASMGLQVLGIALSVIGWLASILCCALPMWRETAFIGNNIVVAQIIWEGLWMNCVVQSTGQMQCKVYDSVLALPQDLQAARAMVVVAIILAILGTLLAVTGGKCTNCVEDDTAKAKVMILSGIIFIVAGTLILIPISWSANTIIQDFYNPLVTNSQKRDLGSSLYVGWVASALLLLGGVILCCTCPPRAEKPYAAKFTAARSLPDSNYV; encoded by the coding sequence ATGGCCTCCATGGGGCTGCAGGTGCTGGGCATTGCCCTCTCTGTCATCGGCTGGCTGGcctccatcctctgctgtgcGTTGCCCATGTGGCGGGAGACGGCCTTCATCGGCAACAACATCGTGGTGGCCCAGATCATCTGGGAAGGGCTGTGGATGAACTGCGTGGTGCAGAGCACGGGGCAGATGCAGTGCAAGGTCTACGACTCCGTGCTGGCCCTGCCGCAGGACCTGCAAGCCGCCCGTGCCATGGTGGTAGTGGCCATCATCTTGGCCATCCTGGGCACCCTGCTTGCTGTCACTGGCGGCAAGTGCACCAACTGTGTGGAGGACGACACCGCCAAAGCCAAGGTCATGATCCTCTCTGGCATCATCTTCATTGTCGCCGGCAccctcatcctcatccccatctctTGGTCAGCCAACACCATCATCCAGGATTTCTACAACCCACTGGTCACCAACTCCCAGAAGCGGGACCTGGGGTCATCCCTCTACGTGGGCTGGGTGGCCTCCGCACTCCTGCTGCTTGGGGGGGTGATCCTCTGCTGCACCTGCCCACCCCGGGCTGAGAAGCCCTACGCTGCCAAGTTCACGGCTGCTCGCTCACTGCCAGACAGCAACTACGTCTAG
- the LOC103535819 gene encoding claudin-3-like: MSMGLEIGGVALSVLGWLCSIICCALPMWRVTAFIGNNIVTAQIIWEGLWMNCVVQSTGQMQCKVYDSMLALPQDLQAARALLVVAIVLAVLGLMVAIVGAQCTRCVEDESTKAKITIVSGVIFLLSGVMNLIPVSWSANTIIRDFYNPLVIDAQKRELGTSLYVGWAASALLMLGGALLCCSCPPKDDRYPTGKVAYSAPRSAVTSYDKRNYV, translated from the coding sequence ATGTCAATGGGGTTGGAGATCGGCGGGGTGGCCTTGTCGGTGCTGGGTTGGTTGTGCAGCATTATCTGTTGCGCGTTGCCCATGTGGAGGGTGACGGCCTTCATCGGCAACAACATCGTGACGGCCCAGATCATCTGGGAAGGGCTGTGGATGAACTGCGTGGTGCAGAGCACGGGGCAGATGCAGTGCAAGGTCTACGACTCCATGCTGGCCCTGCCGCAGGACCTGCAAGCCGCCCGTGCCCTCCTGGTGGTAGCCATCGTCTTGGCCGTCCTGGGCTTAATGGTGGCCATCGTGGGCGCCCAGTGCACCCGCTGCGTGGAGGATGAGAGCACCAAGGCCAAGATCACCATCGTCTCTGGCgtcatcttcctcctctctggCGTTATGAACCTCATCCCCGTCTCCTGGTCGGCCAACACCATCATCCGGGATTTCTACAACCCACTGGTGATCGACGCGCAGAAGCGGGAGCTGGGCACCTCGCTCTACGTGGGCTGGGCGGCCTCTGCCCTCCTGATGCTGGGGGgggccctgctctgctgctcctgccccccCAAAGACGACAGGTACCCCACCGGAAAGGTGGCCTACTCCGCCCCGCGCTCCGCCGTCACCAGCTACGACAAGAGGAACTATGTCTGA